Proteins encoded by one window of Lathyrus oleraceus cultivar Zhongwan6 chromosome 1, CAAS_Psat_ZW6_1.0, whole genome shotgun sequence:
- the LOC127134406 gene encoding cytochrome P450 714A1: MELEYQWVMGKLWWTVGLIVISSVIILVEKVLLKPRRIRSVIEKQGINGPKPSFPYGNISEMQQIRPQPSASADPYQEWIHSLFPYFQTWKQRYGSVYLYSTGLKQHLYVGKPELIKDINLHTSLDLGRPSYLSKPLMPMLGNGILRANGQLWSFQRNLIVPEFFMSKIKNMIDIMEESTLTIIKKWETCITENKEKIAEIVIEVDLKILTEDIISKACFGSDYTQGKQIFSKLKDMQAALSKPSILFGFLNLSFFPTKESKEMWRLKKEVDELVMNIVCNREIQNRENNLNEKRSDLLQKILEGAANDTSLKDVVQNKNRTIIDLCKNIYFAGSESTALAITWTLLMLALHPEWQQRVRSEILDTFDNSSPRFFRDSTKLQKLKVLTTVIQESLRLYGPGVFATREVLADMKLGEFVLPKGIFTWLFIPSLHRDIDNWGTDATKFKPERFDNGVSAACKYPQAYIPFGLGSRSCLGQNFAITQMKIILSLLIYNFSFEVSPNYKHFPVYNMLLMPKYGLKLLVTKVDSSGK; the protein is encoded by the exons ATGGAACTTGAATACCAGTGGGTGATGGGAAAGTTATGGTGGACAGTAGGGTTGATAGTGATAAGCAGTGTTATAATATTGGTGGAGAAAGTGTTGTTGAAGCCAAGAAGGATTAGATCAGTGATTGAAAAACAAGGTATCAATGGACCAAAGCCTTCTTTTCCCTATGGCAACATTTCTGAGATGCAGCAGATTCGTCCCCAACCTTCTGCATCTGCTGATCCGTATCAGGAATGGATTCATTCCCTGTTCCCATATTTTCAAACCTGGAAACAACGTTACG GTTCAGTTTATCTATACTCTACCGGACTGAAACAACATCTATATGTGGGGAAGCCAGAATTGATAAAAGATATAAACTTACACACGTCCTTAGATCTAGGCAGGCCTTCCTATCTAAGCAAACCATTAATGCCTATGCTTGGAAATGGCATCCTCAGAGCCAATGGACAACTATGGTCTTTCCAGAGAAATCTTATTGTTCCTGAGTTCTTCATGTCCAAAATTAAG AACATGATAGACATTATGGAGGAATCTACCTTAACAATTATCAAAAAATGGGAGACATGTATAACCGAAAACAAAGAAAAGattgcagagatagtgattgaAGTTGATTTGAAGATTCTTACAGAAGACATTATTTCAAAAGCTTGTTTTGGAAGCGATTACACACAAGGAAAGCAAATATTTTCAAAGTTGAAAGATATGCAAGCTGCACTTTCAAAGCCTAGTATACTTTTTGGATTTCTAAACCTAAG TTTTTTTCCCACTAAGGAAAGCAAAGAGATGTGGAGGTTGAAGAAGGAGGTGGACGAGTTGGTAATGAACATCGTATGTAATCGTGAAATACAAAACAGAGAGAACAATTTAAACGAGAAACGGAGCGATCTATTACAAAAAATACTAGAAGGTGCTGCAAATGACACAAGTTTAAAAGACGTCGTGCAGAACAAGAATCGAACGATTATAGATCTCTGCAAAAATATATACTTTGCTGGCTCTGAGTCAACTGCTCTCGCAATTACTTGGACATTGCTGATGCTTGCATTACATCCGGAATGGCAACAACGCGTCCGATCTGAAATTTTGGATACTTTCGATAACAGTTCGCCTCGTTTTTTTCGCGACTctaccaaacttcaaaaattGAAAGTG CTAACAACTGTGATTCAAGAGAGTTTACGTCTCTACGGACCTGGAGTATTTGCAACAAGGGAAGTTTTAGCTGATATGAAGTTGGGAGAGTTCGTGCTCCCTAAAGGCATATTTACGTGGTTGTTCATTCCGTCGCTGCATCGCGACATTGATAATTGGGGTACAGATGCTACAAAATTCAAGCCGGAAAGATTTGATAATGGTGTTTCTGCAGCTTGTAAGTATCCTCAGGCATATATACCATTTGGACTTGGGAGTCGAAGTTGTCTCGGTCAAAACTTTGCGATTACGCAGATGAAGATAATACTTAGTCTTCTTATTTATAATTTCTCCTTTGAGGTTTCACCAAATTATAAGCATTTTCCTGTCTATAATATGTTGTTGATGCCAAAATATGGTCTGAAGCTTCTTGTTACCAAGGTTGATAGTTCAGGAAAATGA